From the Prochlorococcus sp. MIT 1223 genome, the window GATGAAGCATTTGTTCTAAAGTTACTGGGAGAGTAGTTGCATGGCCTAATGCCACCATTGCCAAAGAATCTCCAACTAGAACGATATCTGCCCCAGCTTCTTCAACTATTCCAGAAGAGATGCTATCCCATGCTGTTAGGACTATTATCTTTTGGCCAATTTGCTTAAAACGAATCAATTCGTTTGGGATCATTGTTATTTAACTATTTAGAAGACTGATATTGCTAAGATTTTAATGACTCGGACCCATGCGGCTTAAACGCCCAAATCTGGTCAGGACCGGAAGGTAGCAGCCACAAGGGATGCTTAAAGCAGGCGTGGATCCCGGGTCACCTCAATTTTAGATTCATTGAATCAGCTCCCTGGATATTTGCGATTTTGCCTCAAACGTAAAAACTCAGGAATATTGGCCCCAGTTTCTTTAACTTCATTTTGATTGTATGAAGGCTGGCCAGAAATTCTGTTGCGACTTCTCTGGTTGTTATATGGAGATTCTTTGTTCTCAAAACCTGTTGCAATAACAGTAACTTGAATTTCCCCTTCAAGCTCTTTATCAACAACTGCTCCAACAATAATATTCGCTTCCGGATCTACTGCTTCGTATATAACTTCTGAGGCGGAAGTCATATCCTCAAGTGTCATATCTTTGCCCCCAGTGATATTTATTACACAACCCTTAGCACCATCAATTCTTGCAGATTCTAATAATGGACTATTGATCGCAGCTTCAGCAGCTTCTAAAGCTCTTGAGCGTCCAGACCCAAGCCCAATGCCAAGGAGTGCAGTTCCAGCTTCTGTCATTACAGAGCGTACATCTGCAAAGTCAACATTAACCAAACCAGGGCAAGTAATTATGTCGCTTATCCCTTTGACTCCCATTCTTAAAACATCATCTGCGCTTCTAAATGCTTCTTGTAAGGGGGCTCCAGCAATGACATCTTTTAATCGGTCATTTGGAATGACGATTAGGGTATCTACATTTTCAGACAGCCTTGCTATCCCTTCCTCTGCTTGTCGCATTCTTCGGCGACCTTCAAATCCAAATGGTTTAGTGACTATCCCTACAGTTAAAGCTCCTATTTCTTTCGCAACTTCTGCTACTACAGGGGCAGCTCCTGTGCCAGTTCCACCCCCCATGCCAGCAGCAATGAAAACCAAATCAGATCCCTGAAGAGCTTGTTGAAGCTCATTCCTTGATTCTTCTGCGGCTTTTTGCCCAATACTTGGATTACCCCCTGCTCCTAAACCTCTTGTAAGTGTTTGGCCAAGTTGAACTCTATTGCCAGCTGATGATTCTATTAGTGCTTGAGCATCAGTATTGAGCACTCGATAGGTGACGCCCTCAAGATCACTTGAAATCATTCGGTTTACGGCATTACTGCCTCCACCTCCAACGCCAATAACCTCAATTCTTGCAGATTGACTGGGTTGGATTTGTTCATCCAAAGTTAAACCCGAAGTGTTACCGATGCCCATCACCATATTTTGAATTAATTAAGAGATTTTGGTGCATTATGTACTCACCAGAGAGTTTTGATGAATTTTTCAAAAAAACTCTCTGTTTGGTGAGACAAATAAAAAGAACATAACCCGAGTTTTAAACGGATACTTTCTTTTAAAACATTGTCAGTATATTGCTTTTAAGAACTTGATGCCGCTAATTAACGATTACCTGTTTGCAATTCAGGTTTTGAGAGATCTCTTAAGTCGAGTTTGCTTCCTCTTTGATTGATTAATCGTTGAGGTAATGATCTGCTCAAATGAGATAGAACTTTTATCTGCGCACTTAGTAGTTCAGCATTAGAGCCAAGAGTCACAGAATCGAACCCCTCAGTCCTAATCTCTAATTCTCCTGTTGAACCTATTTTTATTTCCTTTAAAGGACTTCCTAAACTCTTTTGGTGCTTGAGAAGAAAAGCAATTGATTGTTGATGGCTCTTCCTCCATCCGGAAACAAAAATATTTACTTCGGATTGATCTTTTTTATACCAATTTAGAGGAATCCATTCGGCATCCTCGTCAATCATTCCATTCTGAGTGCCGTTTGGACTATTTCTCTGAGCATAAGCAATTGGCTCCCTCTCAAGTATCTCAATAAACAATTCCTTTGAAAAAATTTGGCGATGTATTGAAACTGCTTCAAGCGAAAGCATATTTTTAAGATTCACTTCTATTCGTTTAGGAATTATTTTCAAAAGAGGCCTAGGCAAAGAAATTCCAGATGCTTTGATAATCTCTTCATCCTCAAAATATTTATTTCCATAAATATGTACTTGATTAATTGAGATTAGGGATAACCCATTATTTAAAAAGAAGAAAATAAGTACTATCGAAAAAAAAGTGTAAATAAACGATTGCCAAAGTTGTTTAAAGAAGTTTGGATTACTTGAATATCCCCGTGCTCTAGTTTTCTTGAAGTTTAAATTAGATTTTCTCCGTCTTTTAGTATTACTCATATTTGACTAGCGTTTTTACAGGTCGCAACGAGCTTTCTCCATTAATTGATTCATCCATTCTCTTGCTCTGTCTGCGTCTGTAAAAGGGACATCTATTTCTTTACCGCATCCAATTAATCTTAGACGGCAACTTCCTTGTGACTCATTAGTAAGCGGTGCTTCCCCGGAAGCTAGAGCTAATAATTCAAGTAATTCTAATTGTTTAATTTCAAAAGAAGCTTCTTCTTTGAAATTACCTGCTTCAAAACTGCTCCAACAAAGTACACCTTCTTTTAATCTTGCGGCACCGGAACCGTCCAATTTGGCAAGTTCAGACCCTTTAGCCCATTCCCTATATAAATTTTGCCTTCTTCTTTCAATCCATCCCAATCCGGTAAGAAGGATAAATGCAATTAGAAGAGGGAACCAAAGTAAGCCGTGAATCATTTTTTCTTCTGCCGAGATTATTTGAGCGTTAAAGAAATGCTTTAGTTTATTCTGTAGCTGTTTTTAAGAGTTCAGCAACTAATTCTTCAAGATTTAAGCCTGAAGCTTCCCAAAGCATTGGATACATACTTTTATTTGTGAATCCAGGCATTGTGTTTATCTCATTTATTAAAAGCTCATTTTTTGCTGGAACATAAAAGAAATCAACTCTTGCAATACTATTAATTGATAATGCTTTACAAGCTTTCAAGCTTAAATTACTAATTTCTCGGGAAATAGTCTCAGGAATAGGAGCAGGTATTAAAACTTTAATTTCTTCAGAAGAGTATTTTGTTTCATAGTCATACCACTCTGAATTGTGCATAACTTCTCCTATTACTGAGGTCTTGATATGGGTTTTGCCTAGAATCCCGCATTCAAGTTCTCTTCCGATAATGTTTTTTTCAATGATTATGCGATTGTCGTATTTGCAAGCTAGTTCTAAGCCAGATTTCATTTCGCTTTTGAAATGAGCTTTACTTATCCCAACTGATGATCCAAGATTTGCAGGTTTTATGAAGCAAGGATATCCAATTTTTTCTTCTAATTGCTCTATAAGGTTTTTTAGTAATTCAGGATCGGTTATTTGATTACTTTCAGCGGCTTGATATGTAACTTGTGGAAGCCCTAATGCCGCAAATGAATTTTTCATTGCGATTTTATCCATTCCAAGAGCTGAACCCAAGACACCAGAACCAATAAAAGGTTTGCCAATTAATTGCAAAAGACCTTGTATTGAGCCATCCTCTCCGTTTGGCCCATGTAGGAGGGGAAACCAAATGTCTATACCCGATACGTCTTGCGGAAACTCGTAAAATCCTTTCTTATTGTGTTGCTTTGGGAGTTCGCTTTCTAGGAGTCTATGCCCTTTCCTTAAGGCTTTACGTGCTACTTCATTAGGCCACCAACGTCCTCTTGGATCAATATAGATACAGGTTAAATGAAAATTTTTTAAGCTTTTACCTTTTTTAAAACAGTTTGAGACTGTGTTTGCTGATTTAATTGAAACATCATGCTCTCCAGATGCTCCTCCGAAAATAATACCTACGCAAGTTTCTTTATTAGTATTCATTTAACTTCTTATAGCATTTATGACTATTTTCATTGATTTAAAGCAACTCCAGTTAGCGAAAAAGAGCGTATCTCTTTTATCATTACCCTAATAAGATCACCAGGTTGGTATTTAATTCCATTTACAGGATCTTTGGGACAAAAAGTAAGGCGATTTGTCCTGGTTCTTCCTATTATTTGCTCAGTATTCTTTGGATTTATACCTTCTATCAGAATCTCTTCAATTTGATTCTTATAGCGCTCATTTCTCTTTTTTGCTATTTTCTCTACAAGAATATTTAATTCTTTAAGCCTAGAAACTTTTATTTCTTCACTAAGTTGATCTGGCCAGTTTGCTGCTGGAGTATTAGGTCTAGGTGAATAAGCGGCTGTATTAACTTGATCGAAACTAATTTCTTCAACCAATGAAAGAGTGTTCTTAAATTGTTCATCTGTCTCTCCAGGAAATGCAACAATTACATCTGCACTAATTGATGCATTAGGCATTAATTTTCTAATTTTATTGATAATCATTCGATACTTTTCAATTGTGTAGCCTCTAGCCATTCTCTTTAAGACTTGATCGTCTCCACTTTGAAAAGGTATATGAAAGTGTTCACATACTTTGGAGAGTTCTGCACATGTATTTATTAATTCATCAGTGAAGTATCTAGGATGGCTAGTTGCAAACCGAATGCGCTCTATACCTTCCACGTCATGAATGTAGTAAAGAAGATCTTTTAGTGAAAATTTATTTTTTTGCGTGGAGGAAGATGTCTTTAGATCGCGGCCATAGGCATCAATATTTTGTCCAAGTAAAGTAATTTCTTTAAACCCTTGTTTTGCAAGGCTTTGGACTTCCAGTTTTATTGCTTCTGGCTCTCTTGATTGTTCTGTGCCTCTGACGGATGGGACGACGCAATAAGTACAGCGTTCATTACAGCCATAAATTACGTTTACCCAAGCACATATTTTGCTATCTCTTCGAGCAGTTGTTAAATCCTCAATTATGTGTAGTTCTTCTGTTGCGACTACTTGTTGCCCAGTATCAACTTGATTTAAGAGAGTCTCAAGACGATTTGCGTGTTGAGGCCCCATAACAAGATCAAGCTCTGGGACTCTCCTTAGCAAGGCTTCACCCTCTTGCTGAGCTACACAACCAGCAACTATTAATTTGAGATGTGGCAATAATTGTTTTCTTCTAGCTTGCTTCCCTAAATAGCTATATACCTTTTGTTCAGCATTATCTCTAATAGTACATGTGTTATATAGGACTAAATCTGCTTGAAGCTCAGCCTCTGCCTCTTGATATCCCATCTTTTCAAGGATGCCTGCCATCCTTTCTGAATCAGCCTTATTCATTTGACATCCAAAAGTAGTAATCCAATAGCTACCTCGGATCTCTCCAGAATGATCAGGAGTTAATTGTTCTAAAGGTGTTTGGGCTGAAAGCACTTTTGAATTTGAATTAATTTATTCAAATTGATTGATTTTTCAATCTCAATTTAGATCAAATTTTGCTTTTGAACTCCATTTCCCCATAAAAAGATTATGGGAATCAAGGGCGAGCGAGGGGATTCGAACCCCCGAATAGCGGCGCCACAAGCCGCTGCCTTAACCACTTGGCGACGCCCGCCTTGTATTACTGAATTTACCAATTCATAGGGAATTTTCTATAAAAGATTTTTATGAGTAAATTTTCTAAGGAACTTAGAAGGTCATTTTTTTTGCTTAGGGCTTGTTATCACTTAAGTTCACTTTAAAAATATTGATTTAAGAATTTTAAAACTTTTCCCATTTTTTAGAGAAAATTAATGCAATTAACTAGTTCTGGTAAAAGAGGAAGAATTAACGCTTTGGTTCCACGTGGTCTAGTTGAGAATTTTGTAGATATTCTTTCTACACCTGTAACTCAAGAAGGTTTATGCCCTTTGAGCATTTCCTGGGAAAGGGGCAAAGTAATTAAAATTGAGGGTGCTCAGAATTTAGGGAAAACTGTCTCCAAGCTTTTACTCCCTCGTTTAGTAGAACCTCATGCCCATATCGATAAGGTTTTTACCTGGAAAAATTTCAACAACTTGATGGGTACTTATGAAGGGGCTCTTACAGCAAATTTAGATGAACTCCAGAGCAGAACTCCTCATTTGGTTCATCTTAGAGCCGAGAAAGCATTGCATTTGGCACTTAGAAATGGTCTTAGGTCAGTTCGTACTCATATAGATAGTTTTGGATTAAAAGGGCGTGAAACTTGGGAAGTGTTATCGCGATTAAAAAAAGAGTGGAAAGGCTTGATTGAATTGCAATGTGTCGCTTTAGTTCCTTTAAATTATTGGGGAACAGTCGAAGGACAGCTTTTTGCGACTCGTGTGGCAACTGAAAATGGATTATTAGGAGGAGTTCTAGTCCCTCCCTTTGATAAAAAAAAATCTTTTATGGCATTATGCGACCTTATTTGCCTTGCAAATGAAATTGGTTGTGGTTTAGACCTACATATTGATGAGGCAGGAAGTTGCCCTGGAGTAGGAATTAAGCAACTTCTTCGAGTATTAGATCAGGTTAAGACAGAAGTTCCCATTACGTGTAGTCATGCCAGCAGTATGGGATTACTTCGGCCAAAGCCATTGAAATATTTTTCAGAACGATTGGCTCATCATCAAGTTAGTGTAGTTGCTTTGCCTCTAACAAATGGATGGTTATTGGGGCGTAGAGAAAAAGAGACACCAATCAATAGACCTTTGGCTCCTATTAAGCAATTACAGAATGCAGGAGTTATTGTTGCCATTGGTTGTGACAATGTTCAGGACCCATGGTTCCCCCTAGGAAACCTTGACCCTATTTCTTTGATGTCAGTTGCTATGCCATTAACTCAGTTGGCGCCATGGCAAAGATTAGGATTATCTCCATTTACAACATCAGCATCATCTTTGATAGGTCTCAAGTGGGATGGAATGATTTACCCTGGATGTCCTGCAGACTTTGTTCTACTGGATGCAAATAGTTGGTCTGAAACTTTGTCTACAATTCCAATGAGAGAACATATTATTAATGGCGATTTTTACGATAAAAACATGCTTCCGATAAATCAAAAATCTATTAATTTGGAGACATGACTACTTCTCTTAAATCCCAACTTCTAAAAAAAGAGCTTTCAGGAGTTGAGGGCCTAAATATTTCAGACTCTCAGAGAGATATTGAAAGATTTTCCAAGGATTTCTTTGATTATTCACCTATACTTTTTGAGCAGCTTAATACTTGCCTAGCTGATCTCATTGTAAAGCCAAGTTCTTTAGAAGCAATCATTGCGGTAGCGAGGGCTTGCAAAAAGAATAATGTTCCTCTGACCTTGCGTGGTTCAGGTACGGGGAATTATGGACAATGCGTTCCTCTAAATGGTGGTGTTGTCATGTTGATGAGCGAATTTAAAAAGATAAGGCGGATTGACCCTATCTCTGGCGAAGTTACGGTTGAGTCAGGATGTCTTTTGAGAGATCTTAATAATCAACTTGCTACAAAAGGTCGACAATTAAGGATCCTTCCAAGTACCTGGAGAAGTGCTTCTATTGCTGGATTTGTCTCGGGTGGATCAGGGGGGATAGGGTCGGTTCGCTGGGGCTTTCTGAGAGATCCTGGGAATTTATTAGGTTTAGAAATTATTACTGTGGAGGACTCCCCTAGAAAATTAACTTTAGATGTAAATAAATCGGAGCCATTAAATCATGCGTATGGCACAAATGGCATTATTACAGCTTTAACGCTAGCAACATCACCATTGATTGAATGGCAAGAAGTAGCCATTGATTTTAAAGACTGGATTGATGCTGTTGATTTTATGAGAACTGTTTCTCAAGCTGCGATTGAACTTTTCCTTTGTAGCTTGTTGCAAAAAGATATTATTGAACAAATACCTGCATGGAGTGGGAAATATAATGGTTGCCATCGCCTTTTGATATTGGTTGCATCTGATGGGTTAACTACACTAGAGCGATTGGCAACTTCAGCTGGAGCTATCTTTAATTATTTAGGTCCTGAGAATGAGAAACAGGGAACAGGGCTAAGAGAGTTGACCTGGAATCATACGACTCTGCAGATGAGAGCCGTTGATACGGATTGGACTTACCTACAAATGTTGCTACCTCAACCAGAACTAAAAGCAATGAATTCATTGAGTAAAAAGTGGAGAAAAGACTTGCTATGGCATTTGGAGGCTGTGAGACAACAAGGCTCTCAAAGACTAGCGGCTTTGCCTTTAGTGAAATGGCGAGGTAAAAAGTTCATGGATCAATTAATCCATGATTGTCGGGATGCAGGAGCTATTATTTTTAACCCTCATACTATTACTGTGGAAGATGGAGGCCTTGGAGTTATTGATGTTGACCAAGTAGAAGCTAAAAAACTTTATGACCCAGAAGGAATCCTTAATCCAGGAAAACTGAAAGGTTGGCTCCATTAATTCTTTGAAAAATTGATTACCTGTCTTTCTATAAGATCTCCAATTAGATAAATAGATCCTGTGATTACAGTAATTGGAGTGTGGTGATCGTGTTCCTTACCAAAGATCATAGATAATGCATCCTCAACACTTTCTACCTCTATCATTTGTTTTAGATGATTAGGAGAGATTGCAGATATCTCTTCTCTCTTCCAACTGAGAGCACCTGGAATTGGTGTTATCCATGCTAAATCGTTTTGCTTTAGCAAAGAGGAAATTATTTTAGGAGCATCCTTATGTGTTTGAATTCCAAGGATCCAATTGACTCCCAATTCGTGGCCTTCCCACCCCTCTCTCTCTTTCGAGAGTTGATTTGCGGCATGAGGATTATGAGCACAATCAATAAAAATAGAGAAATTATTCCAAGTGACTCTTTGAAATCTTCCAGGCCAGCTTGCATTAGCAAACCCTTCTTTTACTTTTGATTCATCTATAGTCCATCCAAAATGTTTAAGAGCTTCTAGTGCTCTTTTAGCTACAGCGGCATTATGTGTCTGGATCTCTCCGGGTAATCCTAATATCCACTTCGTTGATAGTGGCGGAACAAAGTGGAGACTTGCGTTCTTTTTGGCTACTTCATCTCTTAATACTTCTTCCACTTCAGGGTGTTGCTGTGCGCTTATTACAATGCTATTTTCCCCTATAATAGAGGCTTTTTCTTTCGTGATTGCTGTCAAACTATTTCCAAGGTATTCACAATGGTCTAGCCCTATTCCAGCCATGGCAATGATAGGGCGGTAAGGATGAGCTGTTGTTGCATCTAGTCTTCCCCCAAGACCAACTTCTAAAACTATTAAATCTACTTTTTTTGAATTGAAATAGTCTAGAGATGCCGCTATTAATGACTCAAATGGTGTTAGGTGGTTCTTTTTTATAAAAGGCTGTAGCTTGATTAAAATACTTTTCAGTTCATCTTCTGAGATGACGTCTTGAGTAGTACAAATTCTTTCGCACCAACTCACTAAATGAGGAGATGTCGCGATACCTGCATTGATGCCTAAATATTGTAGGCTAGCTTTTAAGAAACTAGCTATTGATCCTTTACCATTAGTTCCTGCTATTTGAATTGCTGGGATTCTTTTACAAGGTTCTCCCATCTCCTTGAGAGCTATCTGTACCCTTTTCAGATTTAGATCCACCCTCTTCTCTTGAAGAGCTGGCATCAGTCTCTCAATGTCTTTATTTATATGATTCTTGTTTTTTTGCAATTACACAAGAACTTTAAAAGCCTCTTGGAGCCTTTTTACTAATTCATAGATTTCTTGTTTTTTAATTATTAACGGAGGTACCATGCGAACTACTTTTGAACCAGCGGGAACAAGAAGAAGCTTTTTTTCGATAGCGGCAGAAATAACTTCTTGTGACGTTAGTAATAGATCTTCTTTTATTACGAGCCCTTGCATTAAGCCTAAACCTCTTATCTCTTGGATCTGGTTAGGAAATTGTTGTTTTATTCTAGAAAGTCCTTTTTTAAGCTCGTCTCCTCTTTGTTTGACGTTATTTAGGATATTGCGTTTTTGAATTTCTTTGGCAACAGTTAAACCCGCTCTACAGGCAAATGGATTACCTCCAAAAGTGCTTGCATGATCACCAGGGGTAAAGATGTCAGCAGATTTTTTTGCAAGTAAAGCTCCTATTGCATGACCACCTCCTAAACCTTTTGCAAGAGTAAAAATATCAGGTTCTATCTCTAAACTTTGATATCCCCAGAGATATCCAGTCCTACCCATGCCAGATTGAACTTCATCAAAGATGAGGAGAATTTTTTTCTCTTTGCAAAAGCTTTTTAAATGTTTAAAAAAAGTTTTATCGCCAGGCCTTACACCACCTTCTCCTTGTATGGGTTCAATTAGAACGGCTACTACATCTGAACTACGCTCTTCTAATTCTGCAAATAACTTTATAAATGATTCCCAATTATTGTATTTAAAAAACTTAAAGCCTTCAACAACTGGCTCAAAGCCACTATGGTATTTAGGTTGTCCAGTAGCACTTACTGCAGCAAGGGTTCTTCCATGAAAACTTTCTTCAGCGGATAATATTATCGGTTCCTTTATTCCAAGTTTTGTGTGTCCATATTTTCTTGCCAATTTTATAGCGGCTTCATTTGCTTCTGCACCGCTATTACAAAAGAAAATACTATCCGCACAACTATTTTGGACTAACCATTGACCGAGCTCTTCCTGTTCAGGGATTGAATATAAGTTTGAAATATGTTGGAGTTTCTTTAATTGTTTTGTTAGTGCACTTGCTATAGCTCTATTGCTGTGTCCGAGACTGCAAGTTGCGATTCCTGCTACAGCATCAAGATATTTCTGATTATTTTGGTCCCATACCCAGCAACCTTTTCCTTTCGTGATCCTTAGTGGATAACGTGTATATGTCCCCATTAATGAAGTGGGAGCGGTCGGACTCGAACCGACAAACCCGAAGGTGCCGCATTTTGAGTGCGGTGCGTCTACCAATTCCACCACGCTCCCTTGTTTTGATTAAGTCTGAGGATATATATAAAGCTTAAGCCGCTTCTTGCTTGATGCCTAGTTTATGGTGCATTCCTAATTCATTCTTTAATTGAACATTTTTGTTGACCCTGCTTTGATTCCTTGAGATATTTGCACCAGCTTTATTTAATTTTTGTTCAAACTTTTCATAGCCTCTATCTAGATGATGTAATCCCTTAATAATACTTTGACCTTCGGATGAAAGGCTTGCAAGAGCTATTGCTGCGCAAGACCGTAGGTCTCCTCCAGTTAGATTGGTTCCTTTTAATTGATCACTTCCTTCGATTAAGGCAATAGATCCGTTTAATTGAATATTTGCACCCATTCTCTGTAGTTCCTTTACATGTTGCATTCTTTTTTCAAAGACAGTTTCTGTGATAGTGCTTTTACCTTTAGCAGTTGTCATTAAAGCCATGAAAGGTGCTTGTAAATCAGTAGGGAAGCCAGGGAAAGGAGAGGTAGTTATATCAACACCTTTTATTTCTTTAGGAATGATTTTTAGATAATTCTCTTTTTCTTCTATTATTTCGCAACCACATTCTTTTAATTTCTCTAAGACAGACGTGAGGTGCTCCTTTATTACGGGACCGACAAGAAGATTGGATCGAGTTATAGCCGCAGCTATTAAAAAGGTTCCTGCTTCTATACGATCTGGTATCGCAGTGTGACTACACCCATTTAATTTTCTTACTCCTTCAATTTTGAGTATTGGACTACCTTCACCAGTGATTAAAGCTCCCATTGAGTTAAGCATGTTTATAAGATCTTTTACTTCAGGTTCTTGAGCAGCATTTTGGATAGTTGTAGTACCTTCCGCAAGAGTTGCAGCCATTAAAATGGTTTCAGTTGCCCCAACACTTGGGTAATTTAAAGTGATATTTGCACCTTTTAATCTTTTATTTCCATCTAAAATATTTGCTGTGATCATATCCTTTTCAGTCTTAATGCAAGCCCCCAATGCTTTAAGACCTTTTATATGTTCATCTACTGGTCGAGATCCTATTTGACAGCCTCCTGGTAAAGGAATTTTTGCTTTGCCTAGCCTTGCCAGCATTGGACCTATGCAGAAAAAACTAGCTCTTAAGCAATGAACTAATTCACCGGGAAGAGTTACATCATAAAATTCTTTAGGATTAATAAATAAAGTGTGTAATTCTCTATTTATCTCTACTCCCATTTTTATAAGGATAGTTGACATGAAATCTATATCTGTAAGCGATGGAATGTTTTTAAGCTCTACCTTCTCTTCAGTTAAAAGTGAAGCAGCCATTAAAACCAAAGCTGAGTTTTTTGCTCCACTTACTTTTAAATGTCCAGAAAGCTGACAAGATCCTTTAACTGCGAGATATTGCTGTTCACTTGTTTTATTGATCGCATCCACACTAAACATTGAGTATTTCC encodes:
- the murA gene encoding UDP-N-acetylglucosamine 1-carboxyvinyltransferase, yielding MFSVDAINKTSEQQYLAVKGSCQLSGHLKVSGAKNSALVLMAASLLTEEKVELKNIPSLTDIDFMSTILIKMGVEINRELHTLFINPKEFYDVTLPGELVHCLRASFFCIGPMLARLGKAKIPLPGGCQIGSRPVDEHIKGLKALGACIKTEKDMITANILDGNKRLKGANITLNYPSVGATETILMAATLAEGTTTIQNAAQEPEVKDLINMLNSMGALITGEGSPILKIEGVRKLNGCSHTAIPDRIEAGTFLIAAAITRSNLLVGPVIKEHLTSVLEKLKECGCEIIEEKENYLKIIPKEIKGVDITTSPFPGFPTDLQAPFMALMTTAKGKSTITETVFEKRMQHVKELQRMGANIQLNGSIALIEGSDQLKGTNLTGGDLRSCAAIALASLSSEGQSIIKGLHHLDRGYEKFEQKLNKAGANISRNQSRVNKNVQLKNELGMHHKLGIKQEAA